The Calliopsis andreniformis isolate RMS-2024a chromosome 5, iyCalAndr_principal, whole genome shotgun sequence nucleotide sequence AGCTTCTTGCAGGCTTGATATTTCAAGCTTTTGCTGAAAGTTCGACTCTTTCCTTCGTTGTTGAACTGCCTGTCTATCATTCTCGATTTGAGATCGCTTGATGCACTGAGGTTCGTGTATCTTGATGCTCTTCGTGCCAAAGTTCCTGCCACAACTTTGACATACGACCGTGGGTGGTCCCACTTTTGATGTGCTGACTGATTTTTCGGGAATAGGATTCTCTGACTTCTCCGAATCGGAATTCTATCGGTTCAAAAATTCCttcttattaatataaaaaacaaCGTTCAATTATATACATTGATGAAGTGATTTCACCTTTGGTGAAGCTTTGCAGCTCTTCTGATGAATTTGTAAACGTTCTGGGAGAAACGTTCTTCCGCATCTCGAGCACGGAACTAATTGTGCCTGAAATTACGTAACGAATCAAGGGATAAACTCTTGGAAAGAAAAGAGTTCTTAATGAGTCGCAATGCGGCTCTTAGTTTTTAGATCAAACATGCCGTTAGTCTCAGGAAGTAAAGCCCGTGCAAGAAATGTGGAACAGCACCTTGAACACGATAGGGCTGGGGGATTATAGTGCGTGACGCGTCCTCCACGTGGAACCAGAGACCTCATAAACGACTACTTGTTATTCGTACTTATAATTCCAATGTATGCATATAAGGCGTATAAGGGCGAGCTTGGACATGTCACGTTACCATTACGCATAAAAAGCTCGCGACCCTACATCATAATGTTAGAATTGATTCTCTTTTTTTGAAACTACTTATTACTAAAAGGTTAATTACTTCTAAAAACCAGGAACGTTATTTACTTTTATGAGAAGTAGGTAATTAATCTAAAGTAAGTTGACTGtgaattaaaaaatgttaactTTCGTGATTTGGAGCGATATTTTACAGTGacatttgttttttattctttgtCAAACTTTTTATTGTCCCTTTACGTTTTCTGTCTCTTAAATTTACATAAAGTTAAATTCTAAAAATAATAGTTttgacttttttatttcatttgaatCTGTAATTATTAATCTTGTGAATGAGTTCgcatataattaattttattgaaCACTGTATAGAACCGAAGTCATCCGTAACTTGTTTGTATTACATCATCGACTATTAGAGATCGTCGACTGGTCTGATGAATTTACATAGCAGATGACTCATTCAATTCATCAGAATATATTGCCTGATGTCATCAAATACGGAAACTTCAGAGGATTTTGGTTCTTTGAAAACGTTGTAGTTGCTCGAGTAAAATATTAAACACAAGTATATGAAAAAATTACTTTGCCTGGTGTTGTAGGTACAATGTGCACGTGTGAAAAGAATTTCAAATGAAATACCTGGCTTTCTTCCCATGCAGCTGCATTCCATTCTGAATGATCGATCGCTACTTCGGGCCTTTGAGGTGTCGGACGTCTTTGACTCGGTGGCAAAGAGTTATTTTCTCGCTCCCACTTCTACGACGAtaacagtcatcaatattcatgctACAACTTTGTACATTATCAATGAAATAAACCCAGAAACCAAGTAATACGTGAACCTTACTAATTCCTTATCATTTATGTAAATCTTTCAATATTAATGCGCTAGAGATGCCACGTTtgcacattttttaaaattgtgcTACGAACATGGATAGACAGCTGAGGTCATATATGGATGTATCTAGCCTACATACTTCTGCATAAACAATAGCTCACGCGCGAATCATGACCGTACGTGGATCACCTCGTGCGCCTATGACAAGATAGCACGAAGTATCGACGGTATCTATAGTCATTCCGATATCAGATCCAACAATTTGCGCCGTACGTACAGTTCTATCGATTTTACAATGTGCCTTGACGTATTACGTGCTTTCAGAGACATTCGATAATATTCATACACCGCATCCGACATGAGTGTGTGAATAATGCAAGTTCAAGTTCAACGTAGATCAATCTTGCATGAGCAATCCCATTCACTAGCAAACATGAGACAGGACATCAATTATCAAAACGATATTATATTCTCCTACTTCCCTTATTTTCAAGAGCCAGTATCTAAATGTCATGCAATGTCATCCAAAGCGACCAGGCAGAATAATATTACAATGAATAGATAGTTCCTAGAATACCTACTTACTTGCATACACCTAGGCTCGTGAATAGGAAAGCTGGCAGTGCCAAATTCACGCCCACATATGTAACAAGTGATTGTCCTTGGCCCTTTCTTAATCTGCGCCGAGGATGGCCTACACGATGGACTTAATCGCTCCTGAGGATTGTCTGATTTAGATTTTGTCTCTTGAACAACTTCCTCGACCTTGTTTTTGCTCTTATCGCTACGAAAATTCAAGGCAACCGGTTTCTGGATGGACTTCGGTACCGTACTCTTCGACTTCGTATTTGTGGGACTGTCCTTTGGTTTCTGGGTGCTCTTTGGGTGGCTATGAAATCGTTCGGGTTGGTCGGGTTTGCCGCAGCTTTTGCAAGGTTCGGGAGCACTCTTCGTCGAGGAGGCTGTGAATACCTCCAGCTCGCTTTGTATCGTCGGTCTTGAGTTTTTCTTTTTCAAGGTGGAGAGAGAGGGTACTTTGTTGCCTGTTGCTCCATTTCTAACCGCAGAACTATTAttaatgtttaatattattttaactaCTTTGTGGGATTATGTATAGATTGTGAATATTTATGAAGatactaatttttttttaatttctggAAACGTGAAAAATAAGCTTGGTACTTTCggagaaaaaaatgtttaaaattcaaaatatccTGGTAGGTACAAAAAATCTAAATCTTTCTCTACCAGAAGTTGTGAAATTTTCGAATGCGCCACAGGATATTTCAGCAGCTAATTACATCGTATACCTAATGTAAAATGATTATTTTTGCTCACAAATTAATTTTAGCATATTTTTCGCATATCCTGTATATTGTCTGCATATTCCTTGCATATTTGAATACATTTCAGCTTTATAAATATTCACAGATTAATTGTCAAACTCCAGCCAACATCCCATGCAACTATATAGAATAATCACAAacctattattattatcatccaGTTTTCTACCATCGATATTCTTCCTCGTGGACAGAGAGTCCTGTCCAATGATCTTCGCGTGTTTCTGCATCCTCGGCGATTCCGTGGCGATTTCGACGTGGCCAAGTTTCGCGTCCAGGATCTGTTCGAAGCTTCGTCGCTTGTGTCGTGTCAAAGTGGAACCGTTGCACCACGTTGCCCCACCGTTCGACGTTCTAGGACTCTGCTGCTGTTGGCGTCGTTCGGCCACGGTGACGTCTTGTCGGCACCTTGACGACGATGGGAACGACAACGTTCCCCCACTGATTGCTTTCGAGAGACGAAACCTCGTCATAGAATCGCTGAAAAGCTCCTTGCTCAGCAAGGACATATCAAGCTTATCGACCAAGTTGGGGTCCAGGACGCTCGGTTTCTCGAGGTTCGCGGTCTTCGGTCGCTCCAGGTCCTCGTAGACAGACACCCCACGTTTCATTTTTGGTGGCCAGGTGCCGATATCCGGCGTCTTCGATTTTCCTCGTTGTTTTCCTTTTTCTGTGTTAGTTTTAACTATGTACTTTGAGTTTTCGTAGATCGACAGAGATGTTAGCAAAatagaattggaatttgaggaattatttttcaggaactatttatttttatatagtaCGGTACTTGCTCCTACTTCTGTACACTCGGAGTAAAATTATTTGTAAAAAAGAACTTTCATATAAATTAGggaattctttttttttatttaaatttatttattaattacatCAACCAAATCAGATCAAGATAAACGTCGTTAATATTTACTTACTTTCCAACATATCCAGATCATCCTTAATCACCAAAAATGTTTTTTCAGAGAGGAATTCTGTTGGTCCTTTTTTCCATTTCATGATTTCCACTGTAGACACTGTGATCGCGACTGATCACCTCGAATTTGAAGAGTTCCACGCAAGAAGCGATTCGAAATGATTATTCTACAGTTCCTTTGCGTCACTGTCATAAACACGATTTTACGTGTCGAAAAGAAttcgatatttcaatatttcatgaTTTAGACCTCTACATAAATCGAATGTACCCTCTTCCGAAGTGATTAAAGCATCAACACTCTAACTGCAATTAGACACACTTAAATTTCATaatcgattcgatctgttgtaagTACGAATCGGTTCCGTAACCTTTTTTGGTTATCGCGATAAATAAGCCGATTTCCCTTGTAACTTCCGAATCGTTCTCGCTGACAGTTCACTGAATTCAATTTCCTTTGGAAGGTTCATTATATTATTTAAACCGTCTCACGATTCTCGCGATTAAGATACAAACGCAATTTGAATTCAAAATTTATTAGTTACGCTCGACCATGTATAAAAGTTCCAAAGtagtttgtataataaaattgttGAAGACGTAACACCACACGTGtgaaattatgaatatttcaaacaAAACGAATGCACCACTTATATCAGTTCCTGTTTCAAACACGATACAAAGCACAAATGAAATCTATTTATGTCTTTTAACAGGAAAAAATACGTCACTATTTTTACTGTTTTAAGATAAGCTTTTTATAGGACAAGTATTCCTGTCCTTGTTAATCGTTAAATTTCGATTGAAACTATGCGCGAGTTTTAAGGTACAAATATGATTTTAAACGCGTAGCCCTTTGTCAGCGAAACAGCCGGTGAACTGAGGCTCAGTTTACCTTGCCATTGGTTACATATAGCTTTTACCTTTCTCATTGTGGTCGACTGTGTGAAGAATACAGGTGGCCACGAAAATCGATCCAGCGAGTACTATTAAACAACCATATCGTCAACTCATTTGAGTATATTTTCGTCATCACTTGGAGGCATGCTAAGACGTTAGACTATTTTGAATGGAGCGACCCTGTCACGAATTAACAACAACAGAAATTTTTGACAATAGATTCGACTTTAATTGTAGTTAAAATCAATCATTTCTTAAAAATGTCATCATACGATATATTCAATATCATTCATAAGGTACTTGTTTTTTCTTCCATCGATTTTTACATTCTCCCGCTAATATCGAATAAATTAACTCTATCtcaaatgttgcattttatacatGCTTCATTTCAACTTATCGAATTCATTACTAAATTATGCAGACGGTAAAGTGAAACGTCAACAGTATTTTCTGTTTGTATAACTATTGCAATCATATTTCAAAATATGTAGGTGTTTCACGAAAAGAAAATTTTTGTTGTGGGTTTGCGCACATAATTgcgcagttttatttatatatttcatcAAAATTTTCTTTGTCCAGATAGAACAATCactataaaaattaaatacgTAGTATTTTTTACATTTATAAATGTATTTACAGAAATGTAAAATATTAGAACACTATCGTCGATAACGATATCGTTTGAAATGAAACCACAACTGAAAGATATTGTTATGGAATTGACATCTAAATCCTCGTTTGTACGAATACTCCCATTCCCTGTTAACAATTTTAAATGCGATGTCTTCGTAAGGTGGCCCAGCGTGAAATCTTAAGATAGCAAAGTCTTTATTATCGGCACAGGGTGTCTGAAAAGTAATAAAACATTTGTTAAGAGTGTATtcttaaattattgttaaggaTAACATACATTTGATCAAGGAATGTATCTTACCAAGAAGTACTCTGGAGTTGTGTTCTTATCTATGAGATCTGGATAGAATATGTTAAATTTATAGCCCTGAACAATCTTCGGCGGTGGATTATCCATGTCATAATGCGTCTGATTGTATTTATTCCATTCGAAACCAGTATGTACCCGATTAAAGTACCTTGGTTTTCTAGGTCTATACTTATCAGACCACAAATAGATTTGCGCTTCCAAAGACGATTCGACGCTAAACTGTGCTTCATCGGAGCCCATATTTTTACGTGCTTCTCTATGCATTGCTTGCTCCTCAGCGGTCATTACATTCTGAATCTTTCGTCCCGTACTAAGGACTTGATTCCTAGCATACTCCAACCGCTGATTATCGTCCTCTTCTAGAGTGACTATAGTTCCTGGTTCAAGCTGTGAATAAGGTATATACTTTGGAGAATAACCCCCAGATTCATATTCACAGAAGGACTCTGACAAGAGGTCATCAGCTGCACTGGTACCTTCTTGATCATCGCTATAAAAACATAAaaca carries:
- the Cactin gene encoding LOW QUALITY PROTEIN: cactin, spliceosome C complex subunit (The sequence of the model RefSeq protein was modified relative to this genomic sequence to represent the inferred CDS: substituted 1 base at 1 genomic stop codon), which codes for MDKYSHRRDYSRSRKEEKARHRHKDRISRRDSDSDYESRSRSSKSRHKHSKSSSEKHKKSRHRDSSESRESRKKSSKRKNKKRSSSNSSSSSSSSNSSESTSTSSNSSSDFTKLLEKLQKQRQKQIEERKRQKELMKATETPEEKRLRRLKKKEAKERKRKERMGWDNDYLHYTNTDNPFGDGNLLSTFVWSKKLEKEGLLGVSREELEIRNRHKQEENKRELEKVKKRRQERELERQQREEEMTMLQRGKEAAQLEQWARQEDQFHLEQARLRSRIRIQDGRAKPIDLLAKYISAEEEVDAVEMHEPYTYLRGLHVKDLEDLIEDIKVYKELERGKNLDYWNDITVIVEDELHKLRKLERSEYEVAVGRREGIHESVAKDVTAIFKGKTAAQLEALQLQIEAKITGKPEGVDIGYWESLLSQLKAHMARARLRDRHQENLRKKLEVLIAEQGVARTETEAETSQAQGEATSEQSEKQEESSVNTIVEKSEESQSDDDQEGTSAADDLLSESFCEYESGGYSPKYIPYSQLEPGTIVTLEEDDNQRLEYARNQVLSTGRKIQNVMTAEEQAMHREARKNMGSDEAQFSVESSLEAQIYLWSDKYRPRKPRYFNRVHTGFEWNKYNQTHYDMDNPPPKIVQGYKFNIFYPDLIDKNTTPEYFLTPCADNKDFAILRFHAGPPYEDIAFKIVNREWEYSYKRGFRCQFHNNIFQLWFHFKRYRYRRYDCSIWTKKILMKYINKTAQLCAQTHNKNFLFVKHLHILKYDFEMKHRENVKIDGRKNKYLMNDIEYISNLLSKISSNVLACLQYSLDRFSWPPVFFTQSTTMRKVKAICNQWQGKLSLSSPAVSLTKGYAFKIIFISFVLCIVFETGTDISGAFVLFEIFIISHVWCYVFNNFIIQTTLELLYMVELNCQRERFGSYKGNRLIYRDNQKRLRNRFSVDALITSEEVTQRNFAITVSTVEIMKWKKGPTEFLSEKTFLVIKDDLDMLEIKTNTEKGKQRGKSKTPDIGTWPPKMKRGVSVYEDLERPKTANLEKPSVLDPNLVDKLDMSLLSKELFSDSMTRFRLSKAISGGTLSFPSSSRCRQDVTVAERRQQQQSPRTSNGGATWCNGSTLTRHKRRSFEQILDAKLGHVEIATESPRMQKHAKIIGQDSLSTRKNIDGRKLDDNNNSSAVRNGATGNKVPSLSTLKKKNSRPTIQSELEVFTASSTKSAPEPCKSCGKPDQPERFHSHPKSTQKPKDSPTNTKSKSTVPKSIQKPVALNFRSDKSKNKVEEVVQETKSKSDNPQERLSPSCRPSSAQIKKGPRTITCYICGREFGTASFPIHEPRCMQKWERENNSLPPSQRRPTPQRPEVAIDHSEWNAAAWEESQAQLVPCSRCGRTFLPERLQIHQKSCKASPKNSDSEKSENPIPEKSVSTSKVGPPTVVCQSCGRNFGTKSIKIHEPQCIKRSQIENDRQAVQQRRKESNFQQKLEISSLQEAPINPTGDTLKKTIACYICGRDFGSSSIAIHEPQCLKKWHAENEKLPPNQRRKEPQKPEMVYTRKXIFFKKNVGCVVVDPETGNMVIDTVATAEANWKSHLSQLVPCKHCKRTFNPDRVSIHERTCKGKR